Proteins encoded together in one Pontiella desulfatans window:
- a CDS encoding arylsulfatase, translated as MMKKISLIVSGLVAAVSIQAAEQPNIVYMMLDEWGYYEMSNLGHPLLETPNMDQFRKEGMRFTQMLAGSVVCAPTRATLMLGKHSGHTSVRVNDGSTPIRAEDVTLAKVINDAGYAVGGFGKWGIGDRGTEGVPEKHGFDIFYGYYNQGHAHSYYPDCLIKNSELVPLKGNVNHAFKGETFSQYLIHDEAKKFIREHAGKRPFFAYLPYTPPHAYYGIPENDPDYLKYKDKDWDAPPHHRNPKVAPPDEAQRYAAFVSMMDRQLGEILAILKEAGVDDNTIVILTGDNGGSCKPFSSKKYPHGFFGPNKDPKTGVVFRLGKGHVYEGGLRVAYLVRWPGKIKANSTSDHLGYFPDSFPTLATLAGAQIPQEIDGISFLPTLLGQDDQQKKHDYLYWEYKGQVAVRQGDWKLITDSAYQKKELYNLASDVSESDNIAEQHPEIVGRLMGLAKESHTPEVNGKILDKSKIWQGKNRPKAYVE; from the coding sequence ATGATGAAGAAAATTAGTTTGATAGTCAGTGGTCTTGTAGCGGCGGTTAGCATCCAGGCTGCTGAACAGCCTAACATTGTGTACATGATGCTGGATGAATGGGGCTATTACGAGATGTCAAATCTGGGTCATCCGCTTCTGGAAACACCAAATATGGACCAATTCAGAAAAGAGGGCATGCGTTTTACGCAGATGCTGGCAGGATCCGTCGTATGTGCGCCCACACGCGCAACCCTTATGCTCGGGAAGCATTCCGGTCATACCAGTGTACGGGTAAATGATGGTTCGACTCCGATTCGCGCTGAAGATGTGACACTGGCAAAAGTGATCAATGATGCCGGGTATGCTGTTGGTGGGTTCGGGAAATGGGGGATTGGCGATCGTGGTACCGAAGGAGTCCCTGAAAAGCACGGCTTTGACATTTTCTACGGTTACTACAATCAGGGCCATGCACATTCCTACTATCCGGACTGTCTGATAAAGAACAGTGAACTTGTTCCGCTGAAAGGAAACGTAAATCATGCATTCAAAGGGGAGACTTTTTCTCAGTATCTAATTCACGATGAAGCCAAGAAGTTTATTCGTGAACACGCGGGCAAACGACCTTTCTTTGCTTATCTTCCCTATACACCACCTCATGCGTATTACGGAATCCCTGAAAACGATCCGGATTATTTGAAATACAAAGATAAAGACTGGGATGCCCCGCCGCATCACAGAAATCCGAAGGTTGCTCCGCCGGATGAAGCACAGCGTTATGCAGCATTTGTATCTATGATGGACCGACAGCTGGGTGAAATTCTAGCCATCCTGAAAGAAGCCGGAGTGGATGATAATACCATCGTTATCTTGACGGGCGATAATGGAGGGAGTTGTAAGCCGTTCAGTAGCAAGAAGTATCCGCATGGGTTTTTTGGGCCCAACAAAGATCCTAAAACGGGCGTGGTGTTTCGCTTAGGGAAAGGGCACGTCTATGAAGGAGGATTGCGGGTTGCCTATCTGGTGCGCTGGCCCGGGAAAATAAAAGCGAATTCGACCTCGGACCACCTCGGCTACTTCCCCGATTCTTTTCCCACCCTCGCGACTTTGGCCGGGGCGCAAATTCCTCAAGAGATTGACGGTATCTCCTTCCTGCCAACCTTATTGGGGCAGGATGACCAACAGAAGAAACATGATTATCTGTACTGGGAATACAAGGGACAGGTAGCCGTGCGTCAGGGAGATTGGAAGCTGATAACCGATTCAGCATATCAAAAAAAGGAACTGTATAATCTCGCAAGTGATGTATCTGAGTCAGACAACATTGCAGAACAGCATCCTGAGATCGTTGGGCGGCTTATGGGGCTTGCAAAAGAATCTCACACCCCGGAAGTAAATGGCAAAATCCTCGACAAATCAAAGATATGGCAGGGGAAAAACAGACCCAAGGCGTATGTAGAGTAG
- a CDS encoding IS4 family transposase, with protein sequence MKKQRQKHKPAGHRYTTLKQMCNLIPGHMVSNLAKKHGVDARCRTYAPWSHVVSLMYAHFSHALGLNDVCDALQMNAAALSTIRGAVPPSRNNLSHANRVRSADMAEELYWSMMKHLMDTVPGFAKGKVRRGYLRRFSKAIHAMDSTTVQLVANCMDWAKHRRRKAAAKCHLRLDLQSFLPRCAIVDTAKHHDSTKAQALCAGLKSGEIAVFDKAYTKFGHLYELTERGIWWVGRAKDNMQYDVVRTLETTGHKRIIRDEVIEMALEKSKEAYPSELRRVVALVEINGKDVEIVFMTNHMEWSAWTIAELYRCRWDIEVFFKEIKQTLQLSDFLGYSANAVRWQVWTGLLVHLLMRCLAFMHGWGHSFKRLFTVVRAALWRRWDLTALLESYGTAKPPSRIRGAPEQAYLPGFV encoded by the coding sequence ATGAAAAAACAAAGACAAAAACACAAACCAGCCGGACATAGGTATACTACCTTGAAACAAATGTGCAATCTGATTCCCGGACACATGGTGTCGAACCTTGCGAAGAAGCATGGCGTAGACGCCCGATGCCGGACGTACGCGCCGTGGAGCCATGTGGTTTCGTTGATGTACGCCCACTTCTCGCACGCGCTTGGACTCAATGATGTGTGCGACGCGCTCCAGATGAATGCGGCGGCGCTCTCGACTATACGAGGTGCAGTTCCTCCTTCGCGCAACAACCTGAGCCATGCGAACAGGGTCCGCAGCGCGGACATGGCTGAAGAACTCTACTGGAGCATGATGAAGCATCTGATGGATACGGTTCCGGGCTTCGCGAAAGGCAAAGTTCGGCGCGGATACCTTCGGCGCTTCAGCAAGGCGATCCATGCGATGGACTCGACCACGGTCCAACTGGTCGCCAACTGCATGGACTGGGCGAAGCACCGCCGTCGCAAAGCCGCGGCCAAGTGTCATCTGCGCCTCGACCTGCAGAGCTTTCTGCCCCGGTGCGCCATCGTTGATACGGCGAAGCACCATGATAGCACCAAGGCGCAGGCGTTGTGCGCAGGGCTCAAATCCGGTGAAATCGCCGTGTTCGACAAGGCTTACACGAAATTCGGGCATCTCTACGAACTGACGGAGCGCGGCATCTGGTGGGTAGGCCGGGCCAAGGACAACATGCAATACGATGTGGTGCGCACGCTCGAAACTACCGGACACAAGCGCATCATTCGCGACGAGGTGATTGAGATGGCGCTCGAAAAATCGAAGGAGGCCTACCCGAGCGAGCTGCGCCGCGTCGTTGCCCTCGTGGAGATCAACGGCAAAGATGTCGAAATAGTCTTCATGACCAACCACATGGAGTGGAGCGCGTGGACGATCGCTGAACTCTACCGTTGCCGATGGGACATCGAGGTATTTTTCAAAGAGATCAAGCAGACGCTCCAGCTCTCCGACTTCCTCGGCTACAGCGCCAACGCCGTTCGCTGGCAGGTCTGGACGGGGCTGCTGGTGCATCTGCTCATGCGCTGCCTGGCGTTCATGCACGGGTGGGGACACAGCTTCAAGCGTCTCTTTACCGTTGTGCGCGCCGCGCTGTGGCGACGCTGGGATCTGACGGCCTTGCTGGAATCCTATGGGACAGCCAAACCACCCAGTCGTATCAGAGGAGCACCGGAACAGGCGTATCTGCCGGGGTTCGTCTAA
- a CDS encoding sulfatase-like hydrolase/transferase has translation MKNVFKWILCGLVFAGSVAVAVEQRPNILIIFADDLGYGDVGCYGATKLKTPHIDRIAKAGVRFTNAYTPSSTCSQSRVSLLTGRYWWRSPLHPPKGVIAPAGPNALLEKGIEPLPKFFQQNGYRTAAFGKWHVGVGYGETYTDRYDWNRPTIEGGPLASGFDYFFGLAANVVNEPAFYIENDTFVGRGPNDRIEVNGKKVTPWTPDVLYKEDEVGQDTARKAVEYIESAPTDKPLFLYFASTVPHKPITPGTPFVGSSECGVYGDFVQELDWQVGELIGALRKTGRLDNTMIIFTSDNGAVVAKDEEFAKKWHLEPMWETYAAGHLSNGELRDGKHAVYDGGSRVPFVVSWPKHIPAGKKTEGLFCLTDVYATVADLFETPVPESAIDSQSFWPVWSGKSVASPRETVPARTSNSIFSIREGKWKYIEHDPANPTKRVSENSDQLYDLENDPAEKNNVFSQYPEVAERLKRELSKVKPATKAVKPSAGNLLLEGSFDKMKGSKLPSGWQLKTFKKGSDIGSASVEAVKDGGNPCLKFTCEGGKWSLISRAVDAQVGATYTLTLRTKALDSPTPATLYLVSPWELVEQKDGVIPTEWTTVTMTVKADKLRKGNNLLMRVDLDGTGSILIDDVTLISE, from the coding sequence ATGAAGAATGTCTTTAAGTGGATACTGTGCGGGTTGGTTTTTGCAGGAAGCGTGGCGGTGGCTGTGGAGCAACGCCCTAACATTTTAATTATTTTTGCCGATGACCTCGGCTATGGCGATGTCGGGTGCTATGGCGCGACGAAGCTGAAGACGCCGCATATTGACCGCATTGCGAAAGCCGGGGTGCGGTTCACAAATGCGTATACGCCGTCGTCGACCTGTTCGCAGTCGCGGGTGAGTTTGTTGACCGGGCGCTACTGGTGGCGCAGTCCGCTGCATCCGCCGAAGGGTGTAATTGCTCCGGCGGGGCCGAATGCGCTGCTGGAGAAGGGGATTGAGCCGCTGCCGAAGTTTTTCCAGCAAAACGGCTACCGCACGGCAGCGTTCGGGAAATGGCATGTCGGGGTCGGGTATGGTGAAACCTATACGGATCGGTATGACTGGAATCGCCCGACAATCGAGGGCGGGCCGCTGGCATCGGGTTTTGACTATTTCTTCGGTCTGGCCGCCAATGTGGTAAACGAGCCGGCCTTTTACATTGAAAACGACACGTTTGTCGGGCGCGGTCCGAACGACCGCATTGAGGTGAATGGCAAGAAAGTGACGCCGTGGACGCCGGACGTTCTCTATAAAGAAGATGAGGTGGGGCAGGATACCGCCCGCAAGGCGGTGGAATATATTGAGTCCGCGCCCACCGATAAACCGCTGTTTCTCTATTTCGCTTCAACGGTTCCGCATAAGCCGATTACGCCTGGAACGCCGTTTGTCGGCAGCAGTGAATGCGGGGTCTATGGCGACTTTGTGCAGGAACTGGATTGGCAGGTCGGGGAGCTGATTGGCGCGCTGCGCAAAACCGGACGACTGGATAATACGATGATCATTTTCACCAGCGACAACGGTGCTGTGGTGGCCAAAGATGAGGAGTTCGCAAAAAAATGGCATCTGGAGCCGATGTGGGAAACCTATGCTGCGGGTCATCTCAGTAACGGCGAGTTGCGAGACGGCAAGCACGCAGTCTACGATGGCGGCAGCCGTGTGCCGTTTGTTGTCAGCTGGCCGAAACACATTCCGGCCGGAAAGAAGACCGAAGGTTTGTTCTGCCTGACCGATGTGTATGCCACTGTTGCAGATCTGTTTGAAACGCCGGTTCCCGAAAGCGCGATCGATAGCCAGAGCTTCTGGCCGGTCTGGTCGGGAAAAAGCGTGGCATCACCCCGCGAAACGGTTCCAGCGCGCACCTCCAATTCCATTTTTTCAATCCGCGAAGGAAAATGGAAATACATCGAGCACGATCCTGCCAACCCGACCAAACGGGTATCTGAAAACAGCGACCAGCTCTATGATCTCGAAAACGATCCCGCTGAAAAGAACAATGTGTTCAGCCAATATCCCGAAGTGGCCGAACGGCTGAAAAGGGAGTTAAGCAAAGTGAAGCCCGCAACGAAAGCGGTTAAGCCGTCCGCCGGCAACCTGCTGCTGGAAGGAAGCTTTGACAAAATGAAGGGAAGCAAGCTGCCCTCCGGCTGGCAGCTGAAAACCTTCAAGAAGGGTAGCGACATCGGCTCGGCCTCCGTGGAGGCGGTAAAGGACGGCGGTAATCCATGCCTGAAGTTTACCTGTGAGGGCGGAAAGTGGTCTTTAATAAGCCGCGCGGTGGATGCGCAGGTGGGAGCGACCTATACGCTTACGCTGCGTACCAAGGCACTGGACAGCCCGACCCCGGCTACGTTGTATCTGGTCAGCCCCTGGGAGCTGGTTGAGCAGAAGGATGGTGTTATTCCGACCGAGTGGACGACGGTTACAATGACGGTAAAAGCGGATAAACTGCGCAAGGGGAACAATCTGCTGATGCGAGTCGATCTTGATGGAACCGGTTCCATCCTGATCGATGATGTAACGCTTATCTCTGAATAA
- a CDS encoding glycoside hydrolase family 2 TIM barrel-domain containing protein: MAMLFAVMASAETKPEWADREVFEINRLPAHAFTHRFPNKEAARPEPDWETPYHPDRYKMLNGMWKFKWSENPASAPKDFYEANYSVKSWDEIPVPLPWQIAGYGQLYYFASGMPMISEPRNGVAGTLTGDDLDLFNNRPGPVYSAKATEGWVPTKFNPVGCYVTDFTVPKNWAKERVVLHFGGVKSAFYCWLNGEFVGYSQDSFTPAEFDITSLLKKGENRLAVKVIRWSDGTYMENQDMIRMSGIFRDVYIVQTPKTYIENFFLVPELSDDLATGMVKLDVDLDGSSEPRTVEFELFNNQTGKRVLNQTAKSREGKVRFTAEINNPDRWHVEQANLYTAFITLKKGNKVEEVLRQDVGFRKLTWDEFGNMYLNGARYMIRGVNAHDTSEHTGRTLSYEEMVKDVTTMRALNINSLRMAHYPKDIRYYALCNRYGIAVADENNMESHTFDRIYADPKVEPLYRPQALFRMNNMVQRDKNMPSIIMWSYGNEQFPKHLEEIPTLTALCAATKKTDPTRPGFAERTFHKHTDNNIHLDDIEFIAPMYSGFKNYAKWNKSGQDRRPFLMCEYAHAMGNSVPNLKREWDFFEAHRGMNGGYIWDFVDQSVLMEVEGQEGKHWTYGGDWGAFDSSRQFCNNGVVLPDRSLNGKSYEVRAVYQQVQFDASGKPGVVKVKNKFALRNLSDFDFRWTLLENGRAVESGSVNFDLDPLSETEFKAPITLSLKKGARYDINFDVSLKADEVRGVKGDFVAAGQISLQAKAEVEASVSMPKGTPKTRTQGDRLIVDIDNGQVVFNQKTGLLEQLVVKGEKLLVPESDLQGIEFNPNMCLVDDMAVFNKPQKVKDDIAAGLLRMKRSNGSVVIVDSPEGSVRVKTVCDYLVDDLKRGLRHTSTYTILSDGTIRVDNDISKLGLPADSLQLRIGARLPVIKELDHVEYAALGPYENYDMRKTSVRFGHFESDAASMMGHYVRPQECGNRSGLEWISMQNAQGLGLVIVSDSTGHGSVMPNTAEEMDAHRHQTALPEKDRWILRYDEKLSVMRKAPNISFSEPFEFGYTIRLLNGAENPEAAASRGLPAQTK; encoded by the coding sequence ATGGCGATGTTATTTGCGGTGATGGCTTCGGCGGAAACCAAACCCGAATGGGCCGACCGGGAGGTGTTTGAAATAAACCGCTTGCCGGCGCACGCGTTTACGCATCGGTTCCCGAATAAAGAAGCCGCCCGTCCTGAACCGGACTGGGAAACCCCGTATCACCCGGACCGCTATAAAATGCTGAACGGAATGTGGAAATTCAAGTGGAGCGAGAATCCCGCATCGGCGCCGAAGGATTTTTATGAAGCGAACTACAGTGTGAAAAGCTGGGACGAGATTCCTGTGCCGCTGCCGTGGCAGATTGCCGGATACGGTCAGCTCTATTATTTTGCCAGCGGGATGCCGATGATTTCCGAGCCGCGGAACGGGGTGGCGGGAACATTAACCGGCGATGACCTGGATCTGTTTAATAATAGACCCGGGCCTGTTTACAGCGCAAAGGCGACAGAAGGCTGGGTGCCGACGAAATTTAATCCGGTCGGTTGCTATGTGACGGATTTCACGGTTCCGAAAAACTGGGCCAAAGAGCGCGTGGTGCTGCATTTCGGCGGCGTGAAAAGCGCGTTTTACTGCTGGCTCAACGGCGAGTTTGTCGGCTATTCGCAGGACAGCTTTACCCCCGCCGAGTTTGATATTACATCGTTGCTGAAGAAGGGCGAAAACCGACTGGCAGTGAAGGTCATCCGGTGGAGCGACGGAACCTATATGGAAAACCAGGATATGATCCGTATGAGCGGGATCTTCCGCGATGTGTATATCGTTCAAACCCCGAAAACCTATATTGAAAACTTTTTCCTCGTGCCGGAGCTGAGCGATGACCTCGCAACGGGGATGGTAAAGCTCGACGTTGATCTGGATGGATCGTCCGAGCCGCGCACGGTCGAATTTGAGCTGTTCAATAATCAGACCGGAAAGCGGGTGCTCAATCAAACGGCAAAATCCAGAGAGGGCAAGGTCCGGTTCACTGCAGAGATCAATAACCCCGACCGCTGGCATGTGGAGCAAGCGAATCTATACACGGCTTTCATCACCCTCAAAAAGGGGAACAAGGTTGAAGAGGTGCTTCGTCAGGATGTCGGATTCCGCAAGTTGACGTGGGATGAATTCGGAAATATGTACCTGAACGGTGCCCGCTATATGATCCGCGGCGTGAACGCGCACGATACTAGCGAACACACCGGTCGCACCCTCAGTTACGAAGAGATGGTCAAAGATGTGACCACCATGCGCGCGCTCAACATCAACAGCCTGCGAATGGCGCACTATCCAAAAGACATCCGCTACTATGCACTCTGCAACCGCTACGGCATTGCGGTGGCGGATGAAAATAATATGGAGAGCCACACCTTTGACCGCATCTACGCGGATCCGAAAGTCGAGCCGCTGTATCGTCCGCAGGCGCTTTTCCGCATGAACAACATGGTTCAGCGCGATAAGAATATGCCTTCGATCATTATGTGGTCATACGGCAACGAGCAGTTTCCTAAACATCTCGAAGAAATCCCAACGCTCACGGCGCTATGTGCGGCTACTAAGAAAACCGATCCGACCCGCCCCGGCTTTGCAGAACGGACGTTTCACAAGCATACCGATAATAACATCCATCTCGATGACATTGAATTTATCGCGCCGATGTACAGCGGATTTAAAAACTATGCCAAGTGGAATAAGAGCGGGCAGGATCGTCGCCCGTTCCTGATGTGCGAATATGCGCACGCGATGGGCAACTCCGTGCCGAACCTGAAGCGGGAATGGGATTTCTTTGAAGCGCACCGGGGAATGAACGGTGGATACATTTGGGACTTTGTCGATCAGTCCGTTCTGATGGAAGTAGAGGGGCAGGAAGGCAAGCACTGGACGTATGGCGGCGACTGGGGCGCGTTTGATTCCAGCAGACAGTTCTGCAACAACGGCGTGGTGCTGCCGGACCGTTCATTGAACGGTAAGTCCTACGAAGTGCGCGCGGTCTATCAGCAGGTTCAGTTCGATGCGTCCGGAAAGCCCGGCGTGGTGAAGGTTAAAAATAAATTCGCGCTCCGGAATCTCAGCGATTTCGATTTCCGCTGGACGTTGCTCGAAAACGGACGCGCGGTCGAAAGCGGATCCGTGAACTTCGATCTGGATCCGCTGTCCGAAACCGAGTTCAAGGCTCCGATTACGCTCTCACTCAAAAAAGGCGCGCGGTACGACATCAACTTTGATGTTTCGCTGAAAGCCGACGAGGTTCGCGGCGTGAAAGGCGATTTTGTGGCGGCGGGTCAAATTTCGCTGCAGGCGAAAGCGGAAGTGGAGGCTTCAGTTTCGATGCCCAAAGGCACACCGAAAACCCGAACCCAGGGCGATCGGCTTATCGTCGATATCGATAATGGACAGGTCGTCTTCAATCAGAAAACCGGTCTGCTCGAACAGCTGGTTGTAAAAGGCGAGAAGCTGCTTGTGCCGGAATCCGATTTGCAGGGCATCGAGTTTAATCCGAATATGTGCCTGGTCGATGACATGGCGGTCTTTAACAAGCCGCAGAAGGTAAAAGATGATATTGCCGCAGGACTCCTCAGGATGAAACGCTCGAACGGCAGCGTTGTGATCGTCGATTCTCCAGAGGGAAGTGTTCGCGTCAAAACGGTTTGCGACTACCTGGTGGACGATCTGAAGCGGGGACTGCGTCACACCTCAACCTATACGATTTTATCGGACGGTACGATTCGGGTGGACAATGATATTAGCAAGCTGGGTCTTCCTGCCGATTCACTGCAGCTTCGCATCGGTGCCCGCCTGCCGGTAATCAAGGAGTTGGACCATGTTGAATACGCGGCGCTCGGTCCGTACGAAAACTATGATATGCGTAAAACCTCTGTTCGGTTCGGTCACTTCGAATCCGATGCCGCTTCCATGATGGGGCATTATGTGCGTCCGCAGGAATGTGGAAACCGCAGTGGACTCGAGTGGATTTCGATGCAGAACGCGCAGGGTCTGGGGTTGGTCATTGTGTCGGATTCAACGGGACACGGTTCGGTCATGCCGAACACCGCGGAGGAAATGGATGCGCACCGGCATCAGACCGCGTTGCCGGAAAAGGACCGCTGGATTCTACGGTATGATGAAAAACTTTCGGTGATGAGAAAGGCGCCGAATATCAGCTTTTCCGAGCCGTTTGAATTCGGTTACACCATCCGACTGCTCAATGGAGCCGAAAATCCGGAAGCCGCGGCCTCCCGCGGATTACCTGCACAAACGAAGTAG